Proteins co-encoded in one Rattus rattus isolate New Zealand chromosome 5, Rrattus_CSIRO_v1, whole genome shotgun sequence genomic window:
- the LOC116900609 gene encoding olfactory receptor 6C6-like produces MKNQSMEFHFILLGLTDDPRLQIVVFLFLFLNYMMSLVGNLVIVFLTLLDPRLKTPMYFFLRNFSLLEIMFTTVCIPRFLTTIVTGDKTISYNNCASQLFFILLLGVTEFYLLAAMSYDRYVAICRPLHYPIIMNNRVCYQLVLSSWVTGFLVIFPPLAMGLELDFCDSRIIDHFMCETSPILQISCTDTHVLEMMSFVLAVVTLVVTLVLVSLSYSFIIKTIMNFPSAQQRTKAFSTCTSHMIVVSISYGSCIFMYIKPSARERVTVSKGVALLYTSIAPLLNPFIYTLRNQQVKEVFWDILQKTLSFSQHKV; encoded by the coding sequence ATGAAAAATCAGTCAATGGAATTTCACTTCATTCTTTTGGGATTAACAGATGACCCACGATTGCAAATTGtggtttttctatttctctttctcaattACATGATGAGCCTGGTGGGGAACTTAGTCATTGTGTTCCTCACCTTGCTGGACCCTCGCCTCAAAACtccaatgtatttctttctccGTAATTTCTCCCTTTTGGAAATCATGTTCACAACAGTGTGTATTCCCAGATTCTTGACAACCATTGTGACTGGAGACAAAACTATTTCCTATAATAATTGTGCATCTCagttgtttttcattcttttgctgGGAGTCACAGAATTTTATCTCCTGGCTGCCAtgtcctatgaccgctatgttgcCATCTGCAGACCATTACACTACCCTATCATCATGAACAACAGAGTGTGTTACCAACTTGTCCTCAGCTCCTGGGTGACTGGGTTCTTGGTCATCTTTCCCCCATTGGCAATGGGTCTTGAGCTGGATTTCTGTGATTCTCGGATAATTGATCATTTTATGTGTGAAACTTCTCCTATTTTGCAGATCTCCTGCACAGACACTCATGTTCTAGAAATGATGTCCTTTGTCTTAGCAGTGGTGACACTTGTAGTTACACTGGTACTAGTAAGTCTCTCTTACTCTTTCATCATTAAGACTATTATGAATTTCccttctgcacagcaaagaaccaaagccttctccacctgcacTTCCCACATGATTGTTGTCTCCATATCATATGGTAGTTGCATCTTcatgtatattaaaccatctgcAAGGGAGAGAGTGACTGTGTCTAAAGGTGTAGCTTTGCTGTATACTTCAATTGCCCCTCTCTTGAACCCTTTCATTTATACATTAAGAAACCAGCAGGTGAAAGAAGTCTTCTGGGATATATTACAAAAGACTTTGAGCTTTTCACAacacaaagtttaa